From one Astatotilapia calliptera chromosome 10, fAstCal1.2, whole genome shotgun sequence genomic stretch:
- the alox5ap gene encoding arachidonate 5-lipoxygenase-activating protein isoform X2, whose amino-acid sequence MDSNKVVENIYLLVIVTLVSVLQNAFFAQKVERECKNHNTRTSAFERVSCANRNCMDAYPTFLAVMWCAGLCLSQAPAAFAGIIYLVVRQKYFVGYLGQTSQSTPGYLFGKRVITFLSLMCVIGIANYLLVRFYGSDYKEYVETITNAATALLLIP is encoded by the exons ATGGACTCCAACAAAGTGGTGGAAAACATCTACCTCCTGGTCATCGTCACTCTTGTCAGCGTGCTTCAGAATG cttttttcGCACAGAAGGTGGAGAGGGAATGCAAGAACCATAATACCCGCACATCAGCTTTTGAGCGAGTGTCTTGTGCCAA TCGCAACTGCATGGATGCTTACCCCACTTTCTTGGCAGTAATGTGGTGTGCTGGTCTGTGTCTCAGTCAAG CTCCCGCTGCTTTCGCTGGGATCATCTATCTCGTCGTCAGGCAGAAGTACTTTGTTGGATACTTGGGACAAACCTCTCAAAG CACCCCAGGTTACCTGTTTGGAAAACGGGTCATCACCTTCCTTTCCCTGATGTGTGTCATTGGCATTGCCAACTACCTGCTGGTGCGCTTCTACGGCAGCGACTATAAAGAATATGTGGAAACCATCACTAACGCTGCAactgctcttctgcttatccctTAA
- the uspl1 gene encoding SUMO-specific isopeptidase USPL1, with protein MVIYCGWHRTAMDPNSRSSCLPITGEDTGLEALASPLAGYLGKVQGRAASLDYCPWCTSKGLSYALRSYRISLQDSITVCTNPQCLFPLVSRSLEDVLASLDAVEPVVGNKRKNASTQEKEELIKPSFKHLRSNELGGLEPQGVTAIPVSSAEDGAGNAVRNDQYAEPTTDEEKLNGYHRDYRVAEVTNRESVKENNPDCAAYADGLAPSILSAESSLQLSLTTDENEAVLSSHCSAHGISGIELNHERSLPGIQNGFEQDIHLNEIDISQSPQSELTMCTEISRTEICKNTENTLKESEDLVPIPDQLLWRNSDNLCWLDSLLAALFNCKSLQRCKPKDEPQQSSLWQLLKGYEDICAAIQVHQQTGSDGIVRVPRHVLQKATADLQSLRMSVFRLLQPKLHCKLGQRETPVFAMPLLLVMDSWVECLFQATFYWEMKCSKCKTPVRKRDMKTLPTLTNIVPDWHPLKAAHLGPCNVCCKKNEMRTMVWESLPPVFALHFVEGLPNNDVSTYTFNFKGRNYSVTTVIQYKSHLKHFVTWTCSADGSWLEYDDLKYPDCKTHQKLQVPANEMHIVFWEVEDDKELHICSSSSTSALSDNERNNSLNEGSVADGVLVHSPDQSLLIPHNDTDIICALTEDTSSSMDTTVTAGFDTSIGATTLLDTFEGLTHSEIITLTLVEVKPDVEMQSLNNNHKTLDLSTAGKNEILDSSSAAEGNKLHHCPSVDLPSTSSDPDSGDGSSSDPTFVPGARRGRGKGISRGKTVSRAKGKKVASSKVALHTSSSTSSEPCGVNCEQPVVPDTEDKSPSTEITQQGSLMSSTDNPPLSANESDPTSASLLDQNSRWSFLLSKHPLNQVQKSTAKFAPASDTQLKPPPPPPFHSTPNPVKRPHLPMALYPKPQLRTEDSEDLPVKAADMYGAFRAKSLNNQRPLLSPTVQSQPVTSNHLTTPTVMSSTSLITPGAKALLKASLKRHGSHSSEVPVGLGSTEALRYKLLKQLKSRKKQLARINKMLDKHEGLQLRPDSTDLDSPSTVTSSTYDGATSDDFLSDLLSPATTASNLSPDSTGFFEMFANGPDGAERVVEAAGRPSEMNGGTNGQHDENFLDEFLSQAASHTPTDMETEALSALELFI; from the exons ATGGTTATATATTGTGGATGGCACCGGACAGCCATGGACCCGAATAGCCGCAGCAGCTGTTTGCCAATAACTGGTGAAGACACTGGTTTGGAGGCTTTGGCCTCACCACTGGCGGGGTATTTGGGAAAA GTGCAGGGAAGAGCTGCTTCACTGGACTATTGCCCTTGGTGTACATCGAAGGGGCTGAGCTATGCTCTACGCTCGTACCGAATCAGCCTCCAGGATTCGATCACTGTCTGCACAAACCCACAG TGCCTCTTCCCACTGGTCAGCCGCTCCTTGGAGGATGTTTTGGCTAGCTTGGATGCCGTGGAGCCAGTTGTtgggaacaaaagaaaaaatgcctCCACACAGGAAAAGGAAGAGTTGATTAAACCTTCATTCAAACATCTTCGATCAAATGAACTTGGCGGTCTCGAGCCACAAGGTGTAACTGCCATACCTGTTAGCTCAGCAGAGGATGGTGCTGGAAATGCTGTCAGAAATGACCAATATGCAGAACCCACGACAGATGAGGAAAAGCTGAATGGATACCACAGGGATTATCGAGTTGCAGAAGTGACAAATAGGGAATCTGTGaaagaaaataatccagacTGTGCTGCTTATGCAGATGGTCTTGCCCCCTCTATACTCTCAGCTGAAAGCTCCCTGCAACTTTCTTTGACTACTGATGAAAATGAGGCTGTGCTCAGTTCACATTGCAGTGCCCATGGTATATCAGGGATTGAGTTAAACCACGAGAGGAGTCTTCCTGGAATCCAAAACGGCTTTGAACAGGAcattcatttaaatgaaatCGATATTTCACAGAGTCCTCAAAGTGAGCTGACAATGTGTACAGAAATATCACGGACTGAAATCTGTAAGAATACAGAGAATACATTAAAGGAGTCAGAAGATCTTGTACCTATTCCAGATCAGCTTCTCTGGAGGAACAGTGACAACCTGTGTTGGCTGGACTCGCTGCTTGCTGCTCTGTTCAACTGTAAGAGTTTGCAAAGGTGTAAACCTAAAGATGAACCTCAGCAGTCATCTCTGTGGCAGCTCCTAAAAGGATATGAAGACATATGTGCGGCCATTCAAGTCCACCAACAGACTGGCAGTG ATGGCATTGTGCGGGTTCCACGTCATGTGCTGCAAAAGGCCACTGCAGACCTTCAGAGTCTAAGAATGTCAGTCTTCAGACTACTGCAACCCAAACTGCACTGCAAACTCG GTCAGAGGGAAACTCCGGTATTTGCTATGCCGCTGCTGCTTGTGATGGATTCTTGGGTAGAGTGTCTCTTCCAGGCAACCTTTTACTGGGAGATGAAGTGCAGCAAATGTAAAACACCTGTGAGAAAAAG GGATATGAAGACTCTTCCTACTTTAACAAATATTGTACCTGATTGGCACCCACTAAAAGCAGCACACTTAGGCCCCTGCAATGTGTGTTGTAAGAAGAATGAGATGAGAACTATGGTGTGGGAAAG TCTGCCTCCAGTGTTTGCACTGCACTTTGTGGAGGGGCTCCCTAACAACGATGTCAGTACGTACACCTTCAACTTCAAGGGCAGAAACTACTCCGTCACCACTGTCATACAGTACAAGAGTCACCTGAAGCACTTTGTCACCTGGACTTGCAGCGCTGATG gCTCGTGGCTGGAATATGATGATTTAAAATACCCTGACTGTAAGACCCACCAAAAGCTTCAGGTCCCTGCTAATGAGATGCATATCGTCTTCTGGGAGGTGGAAGACGACAAAGAGCTTCACATCtgttcttcctcctccacatcTGCACTCTCTGACAATGAGAGAAACAACAGTTTAAATGAAGGTTCGGTAGCGGATGGGGTGTTGGTTCACAGTCCAGATCAGTCTCTTCTTATTCCTCATAACGACACCGACATCATCTGCGCTCTCACTGAAGACACCAGCAGTAGCATGGACACAACAGTCACGGCAGGCTTTGATACTTCCATAGGTGCCACCACTTTGCTCGACACCTTTGAGGGCCTAACCCACAGTGAAATCATTACGCTCACACTGGTTGAAGTAAAACCCGATGTAGAAATGCAGTCTTtaaacaacaaccacaaaacTCTAGATCTGAGCACCGCTGGTAAGAATGAAATTCTTGACAGCTCTTCTGCTGCCGAAGGTAATAAACTGCATCACTGTCCCAGTGTTGACCTTCCCTCCACCTCAAGTGATCCCGACTCAGGGGACGGCTCGTCCAGCGATCCGACATTTGTGCCCGGTGCCAGGAGAGGACGAGGGAAAGGAATCAGCAGGGGGAAAACCGTCAGCAGAGCAAAAGGTAAAAAGGTAGCTTCATCAAAAGTAGCTTTGCATACTTCATCATCGACATCTTCAGAGCCCTGTGGAGTAAACTGTGAACAGCCTGTGGTCCCTGATACTGAGGATAAGAGTCCATCTACTGAAATTACACAACAGGGTTCCCTCATGTCTTCTACTGATAACCCACCCCTCTCTGCCAATGAGAGCGATCCCACATCAGCATCACTACTAGATCAGAATTCTCGCTGGTCCTTCCTGCTTAGCAAACATCCACTAAACCAAGTTCAGAAGTCCACTGCTAAGTTTGCCCCTGCATCAGACACACAATTAAagcccccccctcctcctccttttcactCTACCCCCAACCCTGTGAAGAGACCGCATCTTCCAATGGCGCTCTACCCAAAACCACAACTCCGGACAGAGGACAGCGAAGATCTGCCAGTGAAAGCTGCAGACATGTACGGGGCATTTCGTGCTAAGAGCTTAAACAACCAGAGACCCCTCCTATCACCTACTGTGCAGTCACAACCAGTCACTTCTAACCACCTAACCACCCCTACAGTGATGTCTAGTACGTCCCTGATTACACCTGGAGCAAAGGCACTCCTTAAAGCCTCTCTAAAGAGACATGGCAGCCATTCCTCAGAGGTTCCTGTAGGCCTCGGCAGCACAGAAGCCCTCAGATACAAACTGCTTAAGCAACTCAAATCAAGGAAGAAGCAGCTTGCTAGAATCAATAAGATGTTGGATAAACATGAGGGACTACAGCTTCGACCGGACAGCACTGACTTGGACTCTCCCAGCACCGTCACCTCAAGCACCTACGATGGAGCCACCAGTGACGACTTCCTGTCGGACTTGCTTTCGCCGGCAACAACAGCCAGCAACCTTTCGCCAGACAGCACGGGCTTCTTCGAGATGTTCGCCAATGGGCCTGACGGAGCAGAGCGTGTGGTCGAAGCTGCTGGGAGACCATCAGAGATGAATGGCGGAACGAACGGGCAACACGACGAAAACTTCCTTGACGAGTTCCTCTCTCAGGCTGCGAGTCATACCCCGACCGACATGGAAACCGAAGCACTCAGCGCACTTGAACTTTTCATTTAA
- the LOC113031150 gene encoding mesenteric estrogen-dependent adipogenesis protein-like, protein MPVNKQSGSRMRVTEVEEFVRNPPPGFSVETLGSGYRVRCNEEKSLVLIDDFQSCGKKFVFHNSLGRKVKMHNLWEYSSTRKSLLSKEIYLLISACEEQSSVSNKKAARGLSVVKQYVVCIDGNEPFTKWQLERGMDGTISSVAGESYRVDIDLTEEMESWAAKNLISDDLMKVKPVWRDASFTLKYYSDALFDFPHWLGFSKRIFKLRMT, encoded by the exons ATGCCGGTAAACAAGCAGTCGGGCAGCAGGATGAGAGTGacagaagtggaggagtttGTGAGAAATCCACCGCCAGGTTTCTCTGTGGAGACTCTCGGATCGGGTTACCGAGTTCGCTGCAACGAGGAGAAGAGCCTGGTGCTCATCGACGACTTCCAGTCCTGCGGGAAGAAGTTTGTTTTCCACAACTCGCTGGGAAG AAAAGTGAAAATGCACAACTTGTGGGAATACAGCAGCACGAGGAAGAGTCTGCTGTCCAAGGAGATCTATCTGCTGATTTCAGCCTGCGAAGAACAATCCTCAGTGAGCAACAAAAAGGCAGCCAGAGGACTCAGCG TGGTGAAGCAGTATGTGGTGTGCATCGATGGCAACGAGCCGTTCACCAAGTGGCAGCTGGAGAGAGGCATGGATGGGACCATCTCTTCTGTTGCTGGAGAAAGCTACAGAGTGGAT ATTGACCTGACTGAAGAAATGGAGAGCTGGGCAGCAAAAAACCTCATATCTGACGACCTCATGAAGGTCAAGCCCGTGTGGAGAGACGCCTCCTTCACCCTCAAATATTATTCTGATGCTCTGTTTGACTTTCCACACTGGCTTGGCTTCAGCAAAAGAATATTTAAG TTGAGAATGACATGA
- the alox5ap gene encoding arachidonate 5-lipoxygenase-activating protein isoform X1 produces the protein MDHEGLNASLGAVSAQQTPAPKAHRIIMDSNKVVENIYLLVIVTLVSVLQNAFFAQKVERECKNHNTRTSAFERVSCANRNCMDAYPTFLAVMWCAGLCLSQAPAAFAGIIYLVVRQKYFVGYLGQTSQSTPGYLFGKRVITFLSLMCVIGIANYLLVRFYGSDYKEYVETITNAATALLLIP, from the exons ATGGATCATGAAGGGCTAAATGCATCTCTCGGTGCTGTGTCAG CCCAGCAAACACCTGCTCCTAAAGCTCACAGGATAATCATGGACTCCAACAAAGTGGTGGAAAACATCTACCTCCTGGTCATCGTCACTCTTGTCAGCGTGCTTCAGAATG cttttttcGCACAGAAGGTGGAGAGGGAATGCAAGAACCATAATACCCGCACATCAGCTTTTGAGCGAGTGTCTTGTGCCAA TCGCAACTGCATGGATGCTTACCCCACTTTCTTGGCAGTAATGTGGTGTGCTGGTCTGTGTCTCAGTCAAG CTCCCGCTGCTTTCGCTGGGATCATCTATCTCGTCGTCAGGCAGAAGTACTTTGTTGGATACTTGGGACAAACCTCTCAAAG CACCCCAGGTTACCTGTTTGGAAAACGGGTCATCACCTTCCTTTCCCTGATGTGTGTCATTGGCATTGCCAACTACCTGCTGGTGCGCTTCTACGGCAGCGACTATAAAGAATATGTGGAAACCATCACTAACGCTGCAactgctcttctgcttatccctTAA